Below is a genomic region from Candidatus Methylomirabilis sp..
GACCTGTTCCATGACTGCCTGATGGATCGGCTCGGTGATGGCCGGCGCAGGGGAGTAGGCGCCCATACCGCCGGTATTTGGGCCCTGGTCGTCATTGAACACGCGCTTATGATCCTGAGATGATGCCAGAGGCAAGACAGCGTCTCCGTCGGTCAACACGTGGAAAGAGACCTCCTCTCCCTCCAGGTACTCCTCGATCACGATCCGCTCACCGGCGTCGCCAAAGAGACGCTCCTCCATGATCTTCTTGACCGCGTCCAGCGCCTCGGACAACTCGAAACAGACGATGGCCCCCTTTCCCGCCGCCAGGCCATCGGCCTTCACGACCAGGGGGGCGCCGATCTCTTGGATATATCGCTTGGCGTCATCTACCCGATAGAAGGACTGGAAGAAGCCGGTGGGGATATGGTACTTCTTCATGAAGCTCTTGGCGAAGACCTTGCTTCCCTCAACGAGGGCAGCATCCTTCCGAGGCCCGAAGATGCGGAGTCCGCGGCGTTCGAATTCATCTACGATCCCAAGAGTCAGCGGGAGCTCCGGCCCCACGACGCTGAGGTCGATCCGTTTCCGCTCGGCGAAATCGGCCAGGAGGCGGATATCGGAGCTGCTGACCTCCACGCACTCAGCCACCTCGCTCATCCCGACGTTTCCTGGCGCGGCCCAAACCTTCGCTACCTTCGGACTCTGAGCGATCTTCCATGCGAGGGCATGTTCTCTACCGCCTGAACCGATCACGAGAACCTGCATTGGCGTTCCTGTCTGTCGCTTCATGGCCCAGGTATCAATGTCGGAAGTGTCGAATACCGGTGAAGACCATTGCGATGCCGGCCTCATCCGCCGCCTGGATCACCTCAGCATCACGGATGGAGCCGCCCGGCTGGATGATTGCGGTCACGCCCGCCTCGGCTGCCACATCCACCCCGTCCCGAAACGGAAAGAACGCATCTGACGCGAGCACCGTTCCCTTGGTGGATGAGACGGCCTTCATCACAGCCAGCCGGCAGGCATCAACCCGGCTCATCTGCCCGGCGCCGATCCCTACCGTGGCGCAGTCGTTTGTCAGAACGATCGCGTTCGACTTCACGTACTTTGCTACCCTCCAGGCGAACCGAAGCGCTCGCATTTCGATCGTAGTAGGCTCGCGGCGGGTCACGATGCGAAGGGTGCCGGAGTCCAGATCGATCTGATCACGTTCCTGTGCCAGTATCCCGCCAACGATCGGCCGCAGCTCTCGGGCCGCTCGATCAGGGGACGTCGTTTCTGGCCACGGTTCGATCAGTAAGAGTCGAAGGGCCTTCTTTTCTTTCAGGATGGCGAGCGCTGCTTCATGGTATCCCGGTGCAACAACCGCCTCCACGAAGGTAGCAACCAGCTCGCACGCAGTCTCGACGTCCACCGGGCGGTTGAGCCCAAGGACCCCGCCGTAGGCCGAGGTCGGATCTGCGGCCAGGGCGCGCTGATACGCTTCGCTCAGCCGGGAACCGATACCAACGCCACAGGGATTCGAATGTTTGACGATGACGCTGACAGGCTCATCGAATCCTTTAGCCAGGGCAAAGGCTGCGTCAAGGTCCAGGAGATTATTGAACGAGAGTTCCTTCCCCTGCAGCAACTTGGCCCCCGCTACGGAAGGCTCACTCACGAGGGCGTCGCAATACAGGGCCGCCTGCTGGTGCGGGTTCTCGCCGTAACGGAGTTGCTTCACTCTGACCAGGCGGAGATCGAGTCGACCGGGGAGTACGGTTTCATCTGCCTCGCCGCATTGCCGCTGCAGATACGCGGCGATCAGCGCGTCGTAACGAGCGACGTGCGCGAAGGCCTTTGTCGCTAAATGGAGCCGACGGGTCCGCGACAGGCAGCCATGTGCTTGCCGCAGTTCCGTGCCAACCGTGGTGTAATCGGCGGGATCAACGACGATCGCAACATCCTCGAAATTTTTCGCAGTAGCTCGGATGAGGCTTGGTCCGCCGATATCGATCTGCTCGATGGCCTCTTCGAAGGAGGCGTCCGTTCTGGCAACAGTGGCCTCGAAGGGATACAGATTGACGACGACGAGATCGATGGGCGGAATGCCGAATTTGTGCAGTTGCCGCTGGTGCTCCGGGTCGCGTCGCCTCGCCAAGACGCCGGCATGAATCCTCGGGTGGAGTGTCTTGACTCGCCCATCCAACATTTCCGGGAAGCCTGTGATGTCGGCCACATCGACCACCGGGATATTGGCGTCCCGCAGGGCGCGAGC
It encodes:
- the purD gene encoding phosphoribosylamine--glycine ligase, with translation MQVLVIGSGGREHALAWKIAQSPKVAKVWAAPGNVGMSEVAECVEVSSSDIRLLADFAERKRIDLSVVGPELPLTLGIVDEFERRGLRIFGPRKDAALVEGSKVFAKSFMKKYHIPTGFFQSFYRVDDAKRYIQEIGAPLVVKADGLAAGKGAIVCFELSEALDAVKKIMEERLFGDAGERIVIEEYLEGEEVSFHVLTDGDAVLPLASSQDHKRVFNDDQGPNTGGMGAYSPAPAITEPIHQAVMEQVMIPAVRGMAAEGRPYKGVLYAGLMIRAGEIKVLEFNARLGDPETQPLLLRMKSDLVPLLEAVVDGRLRNQTIDWKPDASVCVVMTSRGYPGPYNQGALIAGIEEAAAEPGVMIFHAGTNRTKGQVVTGGGRVLGITGLGRDIPGAIATTYRAVKKIHWEGAHYRTDIGVRALARVS
- the purH gene encoding bifunctional phosphoribosylaminoimidazolecarboxamide formyltransferase/IMP cyclohydrolase, whose protein sequence is MTVSNERIDNKGLAPVRRALISVSDKAGLIELASALSSLSIEIVSTGGTARALRDANIPVVDVADITGFPEMLDGRVKTLHPRIHAGVLARRRDPEHQRQLHKFGIPPIDLVVVNLYPFEATVARTDASFEEAIEQIDIGGPSLIRATAKNFEDVAIVVDPADYTTVGTELRQAHGCLSRTRRLHLATKAFAHVARYDALIAAYLQRQCGEADETVLPGRLDLRLVRVKQLRYGENPHQQAALYCDALVSEPSVAGAKLLQGKELSFNNLLDLDAAFALAKGFDEPVSVIVKHSNPCGVGIGSRLSEAYQRALAADPTSAYGGVLGLNRPVDVETACELVATFVEAVVAPGYHEAALAILKEKKALRLLLIEPWPETTSPDRAARELRPIVGGILAQERDQIDLDSGTLRIVTRREPTTIEMRALRFAWRVAKYVKSNAIVLTNDCATVGIGAGQMSRVDACRLAVMKAVSSTKGTVLASDAFFPFRDGVDVAAEAGVTAIIQPGGSIRDAEVIQAADEAGIAMVFTGIRHFRH